A region of the Candidatus Palauibacter scopulicola genome:
AGCGTGTCGATGTCGCTCGGGCGGCCGTCCCCCGCCTCGATCCGCTGCAGGATGCGGACGACCCACGACGTGCCCTCGCGGCACTGCACGCACTGGCCGCACGATTCGTGCGCGTAGAACTGCGCGATCCGGCGCATGGCCGCCACGATGTCCGTGTCCTCGTCCATCACGATCGGCGAGGCCGTGCCGAGCGCGCTGCCCGCCTCCGCGAGCCCCTCGTACGTCGTCGCGCAGTCGAGTTCGTCTCCGCTCAGGAACGCCGTGGACGACCCGCCCGGGATCACGGCCTTCACCGGCTGGCCCGAGGGCGTGCCGCCGCAGGCGTCGAAGATGATGTCGCTCAGCGGCAGGCCGAGCGCGAACTCGTAGTTGCCGGGCCGCACGAGGTGGCCCGAGCAGCTCCACAGCTTCGTGCCGGGCGACTGCTCGCTCCCCCACTGCCGGTACCAGTCCGCGCCGTGCTCGAGGATCATGGGGACCGCCGCGAGCGTCTCGACGTTGTTCACCGTCGTCGGCATCCCGAACGCCCCGGCCTGCGCCGGGAAGGGCGGCTTGGCCCAGGGCTCGGCCCGGTTCCCCATGAGCGAGTTCATGAGGCCGGTCTCCTCGCCGGCGATGTACGCCCCGGCCCCGGCGTGGATCGTCACGTCGCACGACCACGGCGAACCCAGGATCCCGTCCCCTGCGAGACCGTTGTCGTACGCCTCGACGACCGCGGCGTTCAGCACCCGGGTTTCCTCGAAGAACTCGCCCCGCACGTAGATGTAGGCGTGCGCCGCCCCGATGGCGCGCGACGCGATCAGGCAGCCCTCGATGAGGAGGTGGGGTGTCCAGCGGATGACCTCGCGGTCCTTGAAGGCGCCGGGCTCGGACTCGTCCGCGTTGCAGCACAGGTAGTGCGGCTTGCCGTCGTCCTTCGGCATGAAGCTCCACTTGAGGCCCGTCGGGAAGCCCGCGCCGCCGCGCCCGCGCAGCCCGGAGGCCTTCACGACCTCGGTGATGTCGGCGGGCGGCATGTCGAGCGACTGCCGTAGCGCCTTGTAGCCGCCGCGGGCCCGGTAGCCATCGAGCGTGCGCGCTTCGGCCTCGCCCTGGTACCGCGAGAGCCGCGTCGTGACCTCGAGATCGCTCCGGTGCGGGAAGCTCATGGGTTCCTCGCGCCGCGAAGATCCGCCACGATCTCGGGCACGCGCTCCGGCGTGACGTCCTCGAGGTAGCGGTCGTTGACCTGGACGACGGTGGCGAAGCCGCACGCGCCGAGACACTCCGCCTCGATCACGGTGAACTCCCCGTCCTCCGAGATCTCCCCCTCGCGCGTCCCCGTCTCGGCGAGGAAGCCGCGAAGCACCTCTTCGGCCCGGTTCAGGTGGCAGGAGATGTTCGTGCACACCTGGACGAAGTGACGCCCGACCGGGTGCTTGTTATACATCGTGTAGAAGGTTGCGATCGAGTGGACGTAGGCCGGGGTCAGGTCCAGCGCCTCGGCGACCTCGACCATGTCCGCGGGTTCGATCCATCCTTTCACCGACTGCACGAAGCCGAGCATGGGGAGGAGCGCCGCCTGTTTCGTCGGATAGCGGGAGAGGGCCGCCTCCAGCCGGTGCCTCCCTTCCTCCGTCTC
Encoded here:
- a CDS encoding NAD(P)H-dependent oxidoreductase subunit E → MSRRIHPAVVGAQPFQLTARETFDGPIFETEEGRHRLEAALSRYPTKQAALLPMLGFVQSVKGWIEPADMVEVAEALDLTPAYVHSIATFYTMYNKHPVGRHFVQVCTNISCHLNRAEEVLRGFLAETGTREGEISEDGEFTVIEAECLGACGFATVVQVNDRYLEDVTPERVPEIVADLRGARNP
- the nuoF gene encoding NADH-quinone oxidoreductase subunit NuoF encodes the protein MSFPHRSDLEVTTRLSRYQGEAEARTLDGYRARGGYKALRQSLDMPPADITEVVKASGLRGRGGAGFPTGLKWSFMPKDDGKPHYLCCNADESEPGAFKDREVIRWTPHLLIEGCLIASRAIGAAHAYIYVRGEFFEETRVLNAAVVEAYDNGLAGDGILGSPWSCDVTIHAGAGAYIAGEETGLMNSLMGNRAEPWAKPPFPAQAGAFGMPTTVNNVETLAAVPMILEHGADWYRQWGSEQSPGTKLWSCSGHLVRPGNYEFALGLPLSDIIFDACGGTPSGQPVKAVIPGGSSTAFLSGDELDCATTYEGLAEAGSALGTASPIVMDEDTDIVAAMRRIAQFYAHESCGQCVQCREGTSWVVRILQRIEAGDGRPSDIDTLYELCEQMTGRTICVLADSVVFPLESSLDKFRADYEALMKPSLVAAG